CTCTTCTCATGAAGATAAAATTGGATTTGAAGACCTTTATTTTTTTCAGCCATTAAGGCTCCTGATCTGGAAAAACAACGAGGTGGAATTTTTATATCTGGATGAAGTTGGGGATTATATCGATTCAGATTTTCAAGAAATAGAAAATTACCTGGTCGAATATCATCTACCCACTGACAGGCCCTTTATACACAGTAAGATCTCCAGAGAGTCCTACTACGAAAGAGTTGGAAATATTCTCGACCATATACACAGAGGTGACATTTATGAAGTGAATTTTTGCCAGGAATTCTTTGCCTCGGAAACTGATATAGAACCGGTATCTGTTTTTGAAAAATTAAACAGCATCTCAATGGCACCTTTCGCCTGTTTTGTGAAACAAGATGACAAGTTCCTACTATGTTCGTCACCCGAGCGGTTTGTAAAAAAAACCGGAAGCAAAATCATTGCTCAACCCATCAAAGGAACGGCCCGAAGGACTACTTCTCCGGCTGAAGACCAAATACTGGCAAAAGAACTTTCAGAAGATCCCAAAGAACGTGCGGAGAATATCATGATCGTAGATCTTATCAGAAACGACCTTTCAAGAGGTGCTCAAAAAGGAAGTGTAAAAGTGGAAGAACTTTGCAAGGTATATTCCTTCCAGCAGGTTCATCAACTCATATCAACAGTAACAGCGCTTGCTGAGCCTCATTTACATCCGGTTGATATTATAAAGAATTTGTTCCCTATGGGGAGCATGACCGGTGCCCCAAAAATATCAGCAATGAAAATCATTGAAGAGGAGGAAGCCTCAAAAAGGGGGCTTTATTCAGGAGCTGTTGGTTTTTTTGATCCAAAGGGGAATTTTGATTTTAATGTGGTGATACGAAGTCTTCTTTATAACGCATCAAAAAAGTATGTCTCTTTCAGTGTTGGAAGTGCCATCACCTCAAAGTCCGTTATAGAAAAAGAATTCGAGGAATGCCTGCTCAAAGCAAAGGCTTTGAGAGAAGCACTAGGGGCCTAAATCTATTTATGACTGGCATTGGCTTTGACCATCTTCTGTCGGATTCTGTCAAGACCCAGATTCCCTATACTACCTACATGCGAATGTGACACCTTTTTCACAGGTTGAAACTCACCTTTGTTCACTTTTGCTCCTACAATTTTATAGGCATCTCTGAAGGGTGTACCTTCCTGAACCAGCTGATTCACTTCTTCAACCGTGAACAGATAATCATAAATTTTCTGATCTACAACTTCCTTGTTCACTTGAATATTTTTTAACGAAAAAGTAAACATCTCCAGGCAGGATTTTAAAGTTTGGATTCCGGGTATCAGCCCCTCTTTGAGCAACTGAAGGTCTCTGTGATAACCACTGGGAAGATTATTAATGATCATGGTTAATTCATAGGGTAAGCTCTGAATTCTATTGCATTTCCCTCGAATCAATTCAAAAACATCCGGATTCTTTTTATGCGGCATGATACTGGATCCCGTGGTTAATTCATCCGGAAATGAAACAAATCCAAAGTTCTGACTCATATACAAACAAATATCCATGGCAAATTTCGACAAAGTTCCTGCGAGAGAACTCATTGCAAAGGCCACATTTCTCTCCGTTTTACCCCTGCTCATCTGAGCCGCAACGGAATTGACCTTTAACTCGGCAAACTCCATTGCCTCGGTGGTAAAATCTCTGTCTATGGGAAAAGAACTCCCATAGCCCGCAGCCGAACCTAAAGGATTCTGATCAACCACTCTATAAGCCGCATTGATCATATAAACATCATCAATAAGACTCTCAGCATAGGCAGAAAACCACATACCAAAAGATGAAGGCATGGCTACCTGAAAATGTGTATATCCTGGTAAAAGAACTTCTTTATGCTTATCCGACAGCTCCAGTAAAAGTTCAAAAAAATCATTTACCAAACCTCTGATTTCCTTCAACTCATCCCTAAGATATAAATGAACATCCACCAGGACCTGATCATTTCGGGATCTTGCCGTATGGATTTTCTTTCCTGTATCTCCGAGTTTTTGGGTCAGCAGATACTCAACTTTTGAATGTACATCCTCAAAACTCTCCTCGATCTCAAATTCTCCTTTTTTGATTTGATTTGAAATAACTTCAAGTTCCTTTTTTACCGATTCGATTTCCTCATCGGATAATAGGCCTATTTTATGGAGCATTTTTGCATGAGCC
This DNA window, taken from Lutimonas zeaxanthinifaciens, encodes the following:
- a CDS encoding anthranilate synthase component I family protein, which produces MKRISKIISLGNSGDFKKKALLWAQKFDDVVLLEGNTSSQITIQPYSEFDTILAVGAKANLSTSFENAFEKLKSFQNKNKDYLFGHLSYDLKNDVEELSSSHEDKIGFEDLYFFQPLRLLIWKNNEVEFLYLDEVGDYIDSDFQEIENYLVEYHLPTDRPFIHSKISRESYYERVGNILDHIHRGDIYEVNFCQEFFASETDIEPVSVFEKLNSISMAPFACFVKQDDKFLLCSSPERFVKKTGSKIIAQPIKGTARRTTSPAEDQILAKELSEDPKERAENIMIVDLIRNDLSRGAQKGSVKVEELCKVYSFQQVHQLISTVTALAEPHLHPVDIIKNLFPMGSMTGAPKISAMKIIEEEEASKRGLYSGAVGFFDPKGNFDFNVVIRSLLYNASKKYVSFSVGSAITSKSVIEKEFEECLLKAKALREALGA
- the argH gene encoding argininosuccinate lyase, whose protein sequence is MKLWDKGFSTDKKIDLFTVGNDRELDLVLAKYDVEGSLAHAKMLHKIGLLSDEEIESVKKELEVISNQIKKGEFEIEESFEDVHSKVEYLLTQKLGDTGKKIHTARSRNDQVLVDVHLYLRDELKEIRGLVNDFFELLLELSDKHKEVLLPGYTHFQVAMPSSFGMWFSAYAESLIDDVYMINAAYRVVDQNPLGSAAGYGSSFPIDRDFTTEAMEFAELKVNSVAAQMSRGKTERNVAFAMSSLAGTLSKFAMDICLYMSQNFGFVSFPDELTTGSSIMPHKKNPDVFELIRGKCNRIQSLPYELTMIINNLPSGYHRDLQLLKEGLIPGIQTLKSCLEMFTFSLKNIQVNKEVVDQKIYDYLFTVEEVNQLVQEGTPFRDAYKIVGAKVNKGEFQPVKKVSHSHVGSIGNLGLDRIRQKMVKANASHK